AATACAGAGTTGAAATGACGACCTTTGGGCGATCGCTCTTAGTTAGCTCTCCCCCAGTATGGCAAATTGTCTGGGCTGGCTCCCAGGTAGAATGTCAAACTGGGAGCCGTGAAAATAGGTTAACTCAAAAATGTCAGTAATCATTGTCATTGGTCATTGCCCATTTGACAAATTACCAATGACTACTGACAAATGATAAACTTAAATGTCGCCGCGAATTTCTTCTACAATGCCATCGCGGAGAACGATTTCAACCTGGGTTTTACTAATCAGGTTATCACCGACTTCGATGCGGAAAAACCCTTCCATTTGGAATTGGTTAACTTCCTGATCCAAATCTAGATATTGTACTTGTTGAAGATTTTGCAGGAATTGATTTTTTTGTTCTAGTAGTTCACTTTTCTTTTGGTTGACTTGGAGTTGGATATTATCAATTTGTTGCAGGGTCTGGGGTCCTGGTGGTTGCAGACTCTGCTTTTGAATGGCGGTGATTGCTCTTTGTCCTTCGAGATCTAATTGTTGCAGTTGTTGATCTGTTTGATTAATTTGCGCTTGGAGTTGCTGTTGTATTTCGTCTTTCCACAGAGGAGTAACAATGACTTTGACATTAACGACGCGCTTCAAAAGCATTTGTTGAGGTTTGGAGAGATCCATAAACATTTCACGTTCACTCTAGAGTTTGCAGGTGGAATTTAATGATTAGGCAAACATTCCGTCAATAATATCGCGATAGCGTTCGGCGACAATATGTCGGCGGACTTTTAGTGTTTGCGTCATCAAGCCATTTTCAATAGAAAACGGCTCCAGAATTAGTTTGAATGGTCCAATACGGTCATCCGCTCGATAGCCTGGACGATTTTGCACTTCCCGATTCAATTCTTTGCGAAATAAATCCTGGATTATTTTACTCTCCAGATCGGTTTTTTGGCTGGGTAAGGCGGTAACATTGTTGTTATGTATACTCAAATTCAGATTTTGAGTTTCTGCCCATTTTTCCAAAGCTTCGATATTGGGTACTATCAAGGCGCCGATACTACGCTGGTCTTGTCCGACTAGCATAATCTGATCGACATAGGGCGATCGCAAACACGCATCCTCTATCGGTTGCGGCTCGATATTTTCCCCATTGGTTAAGACAATTGTATCTTTTGCCCTACCAGTTAATACCAAGTCGTTTTGTGGTGTCACCCAACCCAAATCACCGCTATCAAACCAACCTTCGGAGTCAATGGCTTTTGCTGTAGCTTGGGGATTTTGATAATAGCCTTGCATAATTTGTGGCCCCCTGAGCAATACTAAGCCTCGCTTCAGAGTTGGTAAAGGGACTCTTGTTTCCGGGTCTACGATTTTAACTTCTGTACCGGGAATTGGTTGTCCGGATGAACCGAGGAGATTTCGCCAAGGACGACGCGCATTGGTGACAGGCGCTGTTTCTGTTAAACCATAACCTTGCAAAATATTAATCCCAACCAGTTCAAAAAAGCTATCTATGTGCCTAGGAAGCGCACCACCACCGCTAATTACATGCTTGATTCGTCCGCCTGTAGCTTCCCGGACTTTAGCATAAACTAGGCGTTCTCCCAAGGCATGGAGAGGGAATAAAACAGTTTCGCGGATTTTTGCGGTTAATCGCTCGATAGCTGAGGAATTGATATGATCTAAACTCAACCCCTGAACAATTCGCCGTGCTTTGATATATGTATCACTCGCACTCAGGAAAAAGTTAACCAGGCGTTGTTTTTTGGCTGGTTGTTCCCGGAACTGCTTTTGCACTCCTTCATAAATCGATTCCCAGAGTCGGGGTACCGCGATCATGTAATGGGGTTTAAATTTTTTCAAATCTCCTTTGACTGAGCGCAAGTTAGTGTAAACTTGTGTACAACCTTGCGAAAGTAAGAAATACTCACCACTGCGTTCGTAGCTGTGCCAAGTAGGTAGAATGCTCAGTACAAAGTCTCCCTGCTGTGGTTGTACTACTGTGCCCAGGGTTGTAACTTGGTGTAATAAATTGCCATGAGAAAGCATCACACCTTTGGGTTTACCTGTGGTACCAGAGGTGTAAATTAGGGTGGCCAGGGTATCGCGGTTTTGCTTAATTGGCTCAAATTTATGGTTGCTACCAATTTCGCTCAACTCGTTAAAGTTGATTACTTTGAGGGTTTCATCTGTTGGGGGTGGTTCATCTGAGAGTAAGATAATTGATTGAATGGGTAAATCATTCAGGCGATCGCGTAATTT
The Gloeotrichia echinulata CP02 DNA segment above includes these coding regions:
- a CDS encoding YlqD family protein; the encoded protein is MDLSKPQQMLLKRVVNVKVIVTPLWKDEIQQQLQAQINQTDQQLQQLDLEGQRAITAIQKQSLQPPGPQTLQQIDNIQLQVNQKKSELLEQKNQFLQNLQQVQYLDLDQEVNQFQMEGFFRIEVGDNLISKTQVEIVLRDGIVEEIRGDI
- a CDS encoding AMP-binding protein, which encodes MSKTQPASIYLSNITAREREALKDLADYTTVDSLPEIWPLAAKRFRDTIALHNPHAQSEVLITYAELAMQIQRFAAGLQALGVKVGDRISLIADNSPRWLIADQGIMTAGAVNAVRSSQAEKEELLFIIANSGSMALVVEDLKTLKKLRDRLNDLPIQSIILLSDEPPPTDETLKVINFNELSEIGSNHKFEPIKQNRDTLATLIYTSGTTGKPKGVMLSHGNLLHQVTTLGTVVQPQQGDFVLSILPTWHSYERSGEYFLLSQGCTQVYTNLRSVKGDLKKFKPHYMIAVPRLWESIYEGVQKQFREQPAKKQRLVNFFLSASDTYIKARRIVQGLSLDHINSSAIERLTAKIRETVLFPLHALGERLVYAKVREATGGRIKHVISGGGALPRHIDSFFELVGINILQGYGLTETAPVTNARRPWRNLLGSSGQPIPGTEVKIVDPETRVPLPTLKRGLVLLRGPQIMQGYYQNPQATAKAIDSEGWFDSGDLGWVTPQNDLVLTGRAKDTIVLTNGENIEPQPIEDACLRSPYVDQIMLVGQDQRSIGALIVPNIEALEKWAETQNLNLSIHNNNVTALPSQKTDLESKIIQDLFRKELNREVQNRPGYRADDRIGPFKLILEPFSIENGLMTQTLKVRRHIVAERYRDIIDGMFA